In a genomic window of Candidatus Omnitrophota bacterium:
- the clpP gene encoding ATP-dependent Clp endopeptidase proteolytic subunit ClpP: MSVLVPMVIETTGRGERAYDIYSRLLKDRIIFVGTAIDDVVANLIIAQLLFLQMEEPDKEISMYVNTPGGSVTSGLAIYDTMQFVKPDVSTYCVGQASSMGALLLSAGTAGKRYALPHSRIMIHQPWGGVQGAAADISIQAQEILRLRARLEEVLAKHTKQPLEKIKKDTDRDYFMSAEEAKAYGIVDEVIENIAKKKK; encoded by the coding sequence ATGAGCGTATTAGTTCCTATGGTAATTGAGACTACGGGAAGAGGCGAGAGAGCTTACGATATCTACTCCAGACTGTTAAAGGACAGGATAATCTTTGTAGGCACCGCGATTGACGATGTGGTCGCCAATCTTATTATCGCTCAATTGCTTTTCCTGCAGATGGAAGAACCCGACAAAGAGATATCGATGTATGTAAATACGCCGGGTGGTTCTGTTACCAGTGGGCTCGCTATATACGATACAATGCAGTTTGTTAAGCCGGATGTGAGCACTTATTGTGTTGGCCAGGCCTCAAGCATGGGAGCGCTATTGTTGTCGGCGGGTACAGCCGGTAAGCGCTACGCTCTTCCGCATTCACGTATAATGATACATCAGCCTTGGGGCGGCGTGCAGGGTGCCGCGGCGGATATAAGCATACAGGCCCAGGAGATCTTAAGGCTGCGCGCGAGATTAGAAGAGGTGCTCGCAAAGCATACGAAGCAGCCGCTGGAAAAGATAAAGAAAGACACTGACAGGGACTATTTTATGTCCGCGGAAGAGGCAAAGGCTTACGGAATAGTGGATGAAGTTATAGAGAATATCGCAAAGAAGAAGAAGTAA